From a region of the Penaeus vannamei isolate JL-2024 chromosome 32, ASM4276789v1, whole genome shotgun sequence genome:
- the LOC113821632 gene encoding transcription elongation factor A N-terminal and central domain-containing protein 2 isoform X2: MDKFVVRMPRNSPSSSPRKGGVRNYKQSTIESLKGVVIIEDLERAKIILERSDTKEELKIDTLKHLRKKMPAKEVLVKTGLGKTVYKLSKGKDEAIAAEAKKVYKLWKDHLLSKVGRPVIEVKCDLKTQNFRNSARQMILDGLKREEGAEEGQSSDETKKEEKRKEKKDAKHKSKRKKTEDEDKDAKDKEECDSIEVLAEYIEREVYQSTKRLVNKPYKRTIRKLVFTLRHHKDVRLSVVSSSLSVKDFVKQNLQE, translated from the exons ATGGATAAATTTGTTGTTCGCATGCCAAGAAATTCTCCATCTTCAAGTCCAAGAAAAGGTGGAGTGAGAAATTATAAACAGTCCACCATTGAATCACTGAAG GGTGTTGTGATTATTGAAGATCTTGAGAGAGCTAAGATCATTCTGGAGCGCAGTGACACCAAAGAGGAGTTGAAGATTGACACACTTAAACACCTGAGAAAGAAAATGCCGGCCAAGGAAGTTCTCGTAAAGACTGGGCTTG GGAAGACTGTTTACAAGTTAAGTAAGGGTAAAGACGAAGCAATTGCAGCAGAAGCAAAGAAGGTGTACAAGCTGTGGAAagaccacttactgagcaaagTTGGAAGGCCAGTAATTGAAGTTAAATGTGACCTCAAAACCCAAAACTTTCGGAATTCTGCAAGACAGATGATATTAGATGGTctaaaaagggaagagggtgcAGAAGAAGGCCAGAGTTCtgatgaaacaaaaaaagaagagaaaagaaaagaaaagaaagatgctaagcataaatcaaaaagaaaaaagacagaggatgaggataaagatgcaaaggataaagaagaatgtGATTCTATTGAAGTCCTGGCAGAATATATTGAAAGAGAAGTCTACCAAAGCACTAAGAGACTGGTCAACAAGCCTtataaaagaacaataagaaaactAGTTTTTACTCTAAGACATCACAAGGATGTGAGATTATCTGTTGTTTCTTCCTCATTGTCTGTGAAAGACTTTGTGAAGCAAAATCTCCAAGAGTAG
- the LOC113821632 gene encoding uncharacterized protein isoform X1 — protein sequence MSDQQETDRFDTELFIDEVQKRPAIWDMASAVYKDRVEKKRCWDELVEIFCSGNTKEKRDVALTLQRKWKSLRDCYARELKKQKTLPSGSKARQNTYIYFRRLQFLENSDAGKDTVSNLEKNEDETTSDDEDVIVERGTTTNSKQKKLKLNPADKHFADILERNLLERRKEEENRNDDDRLFCLSLYKELKKVPENLRLMTKIEVLNVIHRAQTSATSRLMRQVNNPHPHSQSLPHASGDTSQKPSPPFEVHSDFQLQGVTTSLPTIHPLHNTQNNQHPSASGCSSNTSTQSLLVNSASPSPGGASSVSDT from the exons ATGTCTGACCAGCAGGAAACAGACCGTTTTGATACGGAATTGTTTATTGACGAAGTGCAAAAGCGTCCTGCCATTTGGGATATGGCAAGTGCTGTCTACAAGGATAgagtggagaagaaaagatgCTGGGATGAGTTGGTGGAAATATTCTGCAGtggaaacacaaaagaaaagagagatgtgg cTCTGACTTtacaaaggaagtggaagagtttACGAGATTGCTACGCAAGAGAGTTGAAGAAACAAAAGACTCTTCCATCGGGATCAAAAGCTAGACAGAACACCTACATATATTTTAGGAGGTTACAGTTTTTAGAAAATTCTGATGCAGGAAAAGACACAGTTAGTAATCTTGAGAAGAATGAAGATGAAACAACGTCGGATGATGAAGATGTGATAGTGGAGCGCGGTACCACTACAAACTCAAAACAGAAGAAATTAAAGTTAAACCCTGCTGATAAGCATTTTGCTGATATTTTAGAAAGAAATTTGCttgaaagacgaaaggaagaagaaaaccggAATGATGATGACAGACTTTTTTGTTTGTCATTATATAAAGAACTTAAAAAAGTACCTGAAAACTTGCGATTAATGACCAAAATCGAAGTGCTAAATGTCATTCATCGTGCTCAGACATCTGCAACATCTCGGCTCATGCGTCAAGTCAACAATCCACACCCACATAGTCAATCATTACCACATGCATCAGGAGATACTAGTcaaaaaccatcaccaccatttgaGGTTCACTCAGACTTTCAGTTGCAGGGTGTCACAACATCATTACCAACAATACATCCATTGCACAACACACAGAACAACCAACACCCAAGTGCTTCAGGTTGTAGTAGCAACACTTCAACTCAATCTTTACTTGTTAATTCAGCATCTCCTTCCCCAGGAGGTGCAAGCTCAGTCTCTGACACATAG